A section of the Bacillus pumilus genome encodes:
- a CDS encoding uracil-DNA glycosylase, with product MKPFLNDSWWAVMKSEFEQPYYQELREWMKEEYRTQTVFPKPDDVYRALHLTSYEEVKVVILGQDPYHGPGQAHGLSFSVQPGVKHPPSLRNIFQELKDDLGCPVPNHGSLVSWAEQGVLLLNTVLTVRKGEANSHKGKGWERVTDRVIDALNERDQPVVFVLWGRHAQNKKERIDQNKHYIIESPHPSPFSARNGFFGSRPFSKVNAYLKQMGTEEINWCIQDIE from the coding sequence ATGAAGCCATTTTTAAATGATAGCTGGTGGGCTGTGATGAAAAGTGAATTTGAACAGCCATATTATCAGGAATTACGTGAATGGATGAAGGAAGAATATCGCACGCAGACCGTTTTTCCGAAACCGGATGACGTTTATCGTGCGCTTCATTTGACATCATATGAAGAGGTCAAAGTGGTGATTTTGGGACAAGACCCTTATCATGGCCCAGGACAGGCACATGGATTAAGCTTTTCTGTCCAGCCTGGCGTGAAGCATCCACCATCGTTGAGAAATATTTTTCAGGAGCTAAAGGATGATCTTGGCTGTCCTGTTCCAAATCACGGCTCACTTGTGAGCTGGGCAGAGCAAGGTGTGCTGCTCTTAAACACTGTGTTGACCGTAAGAAAGGGCGAGGCGAACTCGCATAAAGGCAAAGGCTGGGAACGTGTGACAGACCGTGTGATAGATGCGCTGAATGAACGTGATCAGCCCGTCGTTTTTGTGCTGTGGGGAAGACATGCTCAAAATAAGAAAGAACGCATTGACCAAAACAAGCATTACATCATTGAGTCACCTCATCCAAGTCCTTTTTCAGCAAGAAACGGCTTTTTTGGCAGTCGTCCGTTTTCAAAGGTAAACGCGTATTTAAAGCAAATGGGGACAGAAGAAATTAATTGGTGTATCCAAGATATTGAATAA
- a CDS encoding YwdI family protein, with product MNIHISSLLQKMDEAVQKAKQSGNDEEVKRQVAAISSLCDVILDAPSQVQMPQTPVISPPSSIQTPSAPPVSSDQAMLEKLMGASGAKKFQHQEEGQKEKDGNGDSIFDF from the coding sequence TTGAATATTCATATATCAAGCCTGCTCCAAAAAATGGATGAAGCGGTTCAAAAGGCGAAACAAAGTGGAAATGATGAAGAGGTGAAACGTCAAGTGGCGGCGATTTCTTCACTATGTGATGTCATACTCGATGCACCATCACAGGTGCAAATGCCGCAAACGCCGGTGATCTCGCCACCTTCTTCGATACAGACACCGTCCGCGCCGCCCGTATCCTCAGATCAAGCGATGCTTGAGAAACTGATGGGTGCGAGTGGTGCGAAGAAATTTCAGCATCAAGAAGAGGGGCAAAAAGAGAAGGATGGGAACGGCGACTCTATCTTTGATTTTTAA
- a CDS encoding general stress protein, producing MEHFTVENSKEAKQTIEQIRSAKDDIFVFAYDPERSDTVTEHTNAKSMTAVDQGILDQMANVIRTRDDELMAKMMSVGADQELALTLLDELKMGKLVICKR from the coding sequence ATGGAACATTTCACAGTAGAAAATAGCAAAGAAGCAAAACAGACCATTGAACAAATACGTTCAGCAAAGGATGATATTTTTGTTTTTGCGTACGATCCAGAACGCTCTGATACCGTCACAGAGCATACGAATGCCAAAAGCATGACAGCGGTCGATCAAGGGATTTTAGATCAAATGGCCAATGTCATCCGCACTCGGGATGACGAGCTCATGGCCAAAATGATGTCAGTTGGCGCCGATCAGGAATTAGCCTTAACACTTTTAGACGAACTGAAAATGGGGAAATTGGTGATTTGTAAAAGATAA
- a CDS encoding aldehyde dehydrogenase, with protein MDKLTALFQKQKVFQKPSVEERIRLLKDLKAAIKQHEEDILQALAHDLHKSEQEAYTTEIGMVYEEINHTIKHLHKWAKPTRVRTPLTHIGSKSMIIKEPYGSVLIIAPWNYPFQLALSPLVGAIAAGNAVILKPSELTPQVSEVISAIIEPVFQEDHATVVEGGVDVSTELLKLPFDYIFFTGSVAVGKVVMEAAAKHLTPVTLELGGKSPCIVMPDADIKLAAKRITFGKFTNAGQTCIAPDYLLVHESIKEELLREMTACIRDFYGEQPETHPHFGKNVSQRHFDRLSQFLSNGTVVTGGQRNEDELKIAPTILDHITWEDPVMQEEIFGPILPVMTFDSLHEATHMIKARPKPLALYLFTTSKETESYILDHLSFGGGCINDTLMHVATPYLPFGGVGESGMGRYHGKESFFTFTHEKSVLRQTNRFDLSFRYPNAKNGLDLVRKFLK; from the coding sequence ATGGATAAGCTCACTGCTCTTTTTCAGAAACAAAAAGTCTTTCAAAAGCCGTCGGTTGAAGAACGCATCCGTCTTCTTAAAGACTTAAAAGCAGCCATCAAACAGCATGAGGAGGATATTTTACAAGCCTTGGCCCATGATTTACATAAATCCGAACAGGAAGCCTATACAACTGAGATCGGGATGGTGTATGAAGAAATCAATCATACCATCAAGCACCTCCACAAATGGGCAAAGCCAACACGCGTGCGCACGCCTCTCACTCATATCGGGTCGAAAAGCATGATTATAAAGGAACCTTATGGCAGTGTGCTCATCATTGCTCCTTGGAACTATCCTTTCCAATTGGCTCTTTCTCCATTAGTTGGTGCCATTGCTGCGGGGAATGCCGTTATTTTAAAACCGTCTGAGCTGACGCCGCAAGTTTCAGAAGTAATCAGTGCAATAATCGAACCTGTATTTCAAGAAGACCATGCCACTGTCGTAGAAGGCGGTGTAGATGTGAGTACAGAGCTGTTGAAACTGCCCTTTGATTATATCTTCTTTACAGGAAGTGTGGCAGTCGGCAAAGTCGTCATGGAAGCCGCCGCAAAGCATTTGACTCCTGTCACACTCGAACTTGGCGGAAAAAGCCCTTGCATCGTCATGCCTGATGCAGATATCAAATTAGCGGCAAAACGAATCACGTTCGGCAAATTTACCAATGCCGGTCAAACGTGTATTGCGCCAGACTATTTGCTTGTTCATGAATCCATAAAAGAGGAACTTTTACGGGAAATGACAGCCTGCATTCGTGACTTTTATGGTGAACAACCCGAAACACATCCGCACTTTGGGAAAAATGTCAGCCAGCGTCACTTTGACAGGCTTTCACAATTCCTCTCAAATGGAACGGTCGTTACGGGTGGACAGCGCAACGAAGACGAGCTCAAAATTGCACCGACCATTTTAGACCACATCACATGGGAAGATCCCGTCATGCAGGAGGAAATTTTCGGACCGATTCTGCCTGTCATGACCTTCGATTCTCTGCACGAGGCAACTCATATGATCAAAGCAAGACCGAAGCCGCTTGCGCTTTACTTATTTACAACAAGTAAAGAAACAGAATCCTATATTCTAGACCATCTCTCATTTGGCGGAGGATGTATCAATGACACGCTCATGCATGTCGCTACTCCTTACCTGCCATTCGGAGGCGTGGGTGAAAGCGGCATGGGACGATATCATGGGAAAGAAAGCTTTTTTACCTTTACGCATGAAAAAAGCGTTCTACGCCAAACCAATCGCTTCGATCTTTCCTTCCGTTATCCAAATGCGAAAAACGGACTCGACTTGGTTCGTAAATTTTTAAAATAA
- a CDS encoding glycosyltransferase family 2 protein, with protein MKISLLIVTHNRLSALCELLESITRQTVQPFEIVVVNDAGERVEVIQELYPELPIRLIHLDENVQHVNARNVGVRELTGDVIMLSDDDDYFTPCHIERMSKALEDADFVFSDAEIVSFEKKGTTRFPVSRRLFAYTAAIEDMRVFSTYVPSGSMYKRCIHDEIGYFDPAMHHYWDWDFFLRVTQHARVKRVPAASVIYAFFDGGGNQSSDLGETRKNYLDDLSEKHGLGDLPTANFAVLLEEPAMKKRESESEIVWDGKPMISRLAQQTQGGEPQ; from the coding sequence ATGAAGATTTCCTTATTAATTGTGACACATAACCGGCTCAGCGCACTGTGTGAGCTGCTTGAATCTATTACGAGACAAACCGTACAGCCCTTTGAAATTGTGGTTGTGAATGATGCAGGAGAGCGTGTCGAGGTCATTCAGGAACTCTATCCCGAACTTCCGATCCGCTTGATCCATTTAGATGAGAATGTCCAGCATGTGAATGCTAGAAACGTGGGGGTGCGGGAGCTGACAGGCGATGTCATTATGCTTAGTGATGACGATGATTATTTTACACCTTGTCATATTGAACGGATGAGTAAGGCGCTGGAGGATGCCGATTTTGTCTTTTCTGATGCAGAAATTGTGTCATTTGAAAAAAAAGGCACGACCCGCTTCCCGGTGTCAAGACGTCTGTTTGCGTATACAGCTGCTATTGAGGATATGCGTGTCTTTTCTACATATGTTCCTTCCGGCAGTATGTACAAACGCTGTATACACGATGAGATTGGCTATTTTGATCCAGCGATGCATCATTACTGGGATTGGGACTTTTTCTTACGTGTCACGCAGCATGCCCGGGTCAAACGAGTGCCTGCTGCCAGTGTGATCTATGCGTTCTTTGACGGCGGTGGAAATCAGTCTAGTGACCTTGGTGAGACAAGAAAGAACTATTTAGATGATTTAAGTGAAAAGCATGGGCTGGGCGATTTGCCGACAGCGAACTTTGCTGTCTTATTAGAAGAACCAGCGATGAAAAAGCGAGAATCAGAGAGTGAGATTGTGTGGGATGGAAAACCGATGATCTCAAGACTGGCACAGCAGACACAAGGAGGAGAACCCCAATGA
- a CDS encoding glycoside hydrolase family 32 protein has translation MTTTDAALRQKVVERIRNYEHLVKKDVYRQHFHLMPPVGLLNDPNGLIQWKGVYHIFYQWQPFKTGHGAKFWGHYTSTDLVNWQHEEAALAPSDWFDQNGCYSGSAVIDDGHMYVMYTGNVRDEQGNRETYQCLAVSEDAIHFQKKGVVATLPDGFTAHFRDPKVWKRNDQWYMVLGAQSLDLKGNLVLFTSDTLDNWTFQGIIAGSGKNGLEDFGYMWECPDLFELDGRDVLIVSPQGLEPNGLKYHNTHQSGYFVGKLDDHTYQYTHGAFEELDRGFDFYAQQTFLDESGRRLLIGWMGVPDQGEEHHPTISYQWIHCLTIPRELRLDEDGHLIQKPVTELQAMRTNEQEHVFHIKRSVQSIPVDDITSAELFIDQIDTQKGFECCIRAAARIIYDKDEGKLTLERERFEDRTKEVREVAIEELHDLHILIDASSIEIFVNGGREVLTARYFPSPGNKSISISGRNETKLKLKTWHLQRKVDQ, from the coding sequence ATGACAACAACTGACGCAGCACTTCGTCAAAAGGTAGTAGAACGTATTCGAAACTATGAGCATTTGGTGAAAAAAGATGTGTATCGCCAGCATTTTCATTTAATGCCGCCGGTTGGTCTTTTAAATGACCCGAATGGGTTGATTCAGTGGAAAGGGGTTTACCACATTTTTTATCAGTGGCAGCCATTCAAAACGGGTCACGGCGCAAAATTTTGGGGCCATTACACATCGACAGATTTAGTGAATTGGCAGCACGAGGAAGCCGCCCTTGCGCCAAGTGATTGGTTTGATCAAAACGGCTGTTATTCTGGCAGTGCAGTCATTGACGATGGACATATGTATGTGATGTACACTGGCAACGTTCGCGATGAACAAGGGAACCGCGAGACGTATCAATGTTTAGCGGTTTCAGAGGATGCCATTCATTTTCAGAAAAAAGGAGTCGTGGCGACGCTTCCAGATGGATTCACTGCCCATTTTCGTGATCCGAAAGTATGGAAGCGAAATGACCAGTGGTACATGGTTCTAGGTGCACAAAGCCTTGATCTGAAAGGGAATCTCGTCTTGTTTACCTCTGATACTTTAGACAATTGGACGTTTCAAGGCATCATTGCAGGCAGTGGGAAAAATGGATTAGAGGATTTCGGCTATATGTGGGAATGTCCAGATCTATTTGAATTAGATGGACGGGATGTATTGATTGTGTCGCCGCAGGGGCTCGAGCCGAATGGCTTAAAATATCATAATACACATCAATCAGGTTATTTTGTTGGGAAATTGGATGACCATACCTATCAATATACGCACGGAGCGTTTGAGGAGCTGGATCGAGGCTTTGACTTCTATGCGCAGCAAACCTTTCTAGACGAATCAGGCAGACGCCTTTTAATTGGATGGATGGGAGTGCCTGATCAAGGAGAAGAGCATCACCCAACGATTTCTTATCAATGGATACACTGCCTCACCATTCCAAGAGAGCTACGTTTAGATGAAGATGGACATCTGATTCAAAAGCCCGTCACTGAGCTTCAGGCGATGAGAACCAACGAACAAGAGCATGTTTTCCATATCAAACGCTCTGTTCAATCGATTCCTGTAGATGATATTACGAGTGCAGAGTTATTCATTGATCAAATTGATACACAAAAAGGGTTTGAATGCTGTATTCGTGCGGCAGCCCGTATCATTTATGATAAAGATGAGGGCAAACTGACATTAGAGAGAGAGCGATTTGAAGATCGAACAAAAGAAGTTCGAGAAGTGGCAATAGAGGAATTACACGACCTTCACATCTTGATCGATGCATCTTCAATTGAGATTTTTGTAAACGGAGGCAGAGAAGTATTGACTGCTCGTTACTTTCCTTCCCCGGGAAATAAATCAATCTCAATCAGTGGCAGAAATGAAACAAAACTTAAACTAAAAACATGGCATTTACAAAGAAAAGTAGATCAATGA
- a CDS encoding PRD domain-containing protein: MKIYKILNNNAVVVKEGDQEKIVMGPGIAFQKGKNDVVPVQKIEKIFVVREENEKFKQILATLPEAHIEVAEHIISYAEGELMMPLSDHIHISLTDHLSFAIERIQKGILLYNKLLGEIKVLYKQEYDIGKYAIRYVKERLGVELPDDEAGYVALHIHTAKMNTESMKKTVKYTTMIKEMIEHIESYFQYSIDEDSISYQRLVTHLRYALGRLESNEAFQIMDDDMLSFIQTKYDLAYQCARGLADLLKNEYELYLPESEIGYITLHVQRLQDAELV; this comes from the coding sequence TTGAAGATATATAAGATATTGAATAACAATGCAGTGGTTGTAAAGGAAGGTGATCAGGAGAAAATTGTGATGGGGCCCGGAATTGCTTTTCAGAAGGGGAAAAATGACGTCGTTCCCGTTCAAAAAATAGAGAAAATCTTTGTTGTGCGTGAAGAAAATGAGAAATTCAAACAAATCCTTGCAACATTGCCCGAAGCGCATATTGAGGTGGCAGAGCATATCATCAGTTATGCAGAGGGTGAACTGATGATGCCGCTTAGTGATCATATCCACATATCACTGACTGACCATTTATCCTTTGCCATTGAGCGTATTCAAAAGGGCATTTTGCTATATAATAAATTGCTTGGTGAGATCAAAGTCTTATATAAGCAAGAATATGATATTGGAAAGTATGCCATTCGTTATGTAAAGGAGCGGCTCGGGGTTGAACTGCCGGACGATGAGGCAGGGTATGTAGCACTCCATATTCATACGGCCAAAATGAATACGGAGTCTATGAAAAAGACCGTGAAATATACAACGATGATCAAAGAAATGATCGAGCATATAGAAAGCTATTTTCAGTATTCAATTGATGAGGATAGTATTTCCTATCAGCGGCTTGTGACACATTTGAGGTATGCATTAGGCAGGTTGGAATCAAATGAGGCATTTCAAATCATGGACGATGACATGCTGAGTTTTATCCAAACAAAGTATGATTTGGCTTACCAGTGTGCACGTGGACTCGCTGATTTGTTGAAAAATGAATATGAACTTTATCTCCCTGAATCGGAGATCGGCTACATCACGCTGCATGTCCAGCGTCTGCAGGATGCCGAATTGGTTTAG
- a CDS encoding sucrose-specific PTS transporter subunit IIBC — protein MDYQKTAKELTELLGGKENVISATHCATRLRLVMKDEELIDKDAIEELEGVKGAFSSSGQFQIIFGTGAVNKVYEPFARETGLETDDEKQKPVSHDEAVKQKMNPLARFAKTLSNIFVPIIPAIVASGLLMGLLGMMKAFKWADPSSAIFQMLDMFSSAAFIILPILIGVSAAKEFGGNPYLGAVIGGIMIHPNLLNPWGLTDAKPEYMHLFNFDIALLGYQGTVIPVLLTVYIMCLVEKNLRKVVPNSIDLLVTPFVTVIVTGFVTFIAVGPLGRMLGTGISNALTFIYDHAGFLAGLIFGGAYSLIVLTGVHHSFHAIEAGLLNDIGRNYLLPIWAMSNVAQGGAGLAVFFLAKRAKTKEIALPAAFSAFLGITEPVIFGVNLRYRKPFIAAMIGGALGGAFVVFTKVAANAYGLTGIPMIAIAAPFGVQNVVNYVIGMLIAVAVSFTLTIMFKVKEVEK, from the coding sequence ATGGATTATCAAAAAACAGCCAAAGAATTAACAGAACTATTAGGTGGCAAAGAAAATGTCATCAGTGCCACGCATTGTGCAACAAGACTCAGATTGGTGATGAAAGATGAAGAGCTAATTGACAAAGATGCCATTGAGGAACTTGAAGGGGTAAAGGGGGCTTTCTCAAGCTCGGGGCAATTCCAAATCATTTTTGGAACGGGAGCAGTCAACAAAGTATATGAACCTTTTGCACGTGAGACTGGCCTTGAGACAGACGACGAGAAACAAAAACCTGTCAGCCATGATGAAGCAGTGAAACAAAAAATGAATCCACTTGCACGTTTTGCAAAGACATTATCAAATATATTTGTGCCGATCATTCCAGCCATTGTTGCAAGTGGTTTATTAATGGGCTTATTAGGCATGATGAAAGCCTTCAAATGGGCTGACCCAAGCTCCGCGATTTTTCAAATGCTTGATATGTTCTCAAGCGCAGCCTTTATCATTTTGCCGATTTTAATTGGGGTCAGTGCAGCGAAAGAGTTTGGTGGAAATCCATATTTAGGAGCCGTTATTGGGGGGATTATGATTCACCCGAACCTGCTCAACCCGTGGGGACTGACAGATGCGAAACCAGAGTATATGCATTTATTCAATTTTGATATTGCTCTTCTTGGTTACCAAGGAACAGTCATTCCAGTGTTATTGACTGTGTACATCATGTGCCTTGTTGAAAAGAATTTAAGAAAAGTGGTTCCGAACAGTATTGATTTACTTGTGACCCCATTTGTGACGGTGATTGTGACTGGATTTGTGACGTTTATTGCTGTTGGGCCGCTTGGAAGAATGCTCGGTACAGGAATTTCGAATGCACTGACATTTATTTATGATCATGCAGGGTTCTTAGCAGGACTCATTTTCGGAGGAGCCTACTCACTCATTGTGCTCACAGGGGTTCATCATAGCTTCCATGCGATTGAAGCTGGACTGTTGAATGATATTGGACGTAACTATTTGCTGCCAATTTGGGCGATGTCTAACGTAGCACAGGGCGGGGCAGGTTTGGCGGTCTTTTTCTTAGCGAAACGAGCGAAAACAAAGGAAATCGCACTACCTGCAGCTTTCTCTGCTTTCCTAGGGATTACCGAGCCTGTGATATTCGGTGTCAATCTCCGCTATCGTAAGCCGTTTATCGCCGCGATGATTGGAGGCGCATTAGGCGGGGCATTTGTTGTTTTCACAAAGGTAGCCGCCAACGCCTATGGTTTAACTGGTATTCCGATGATTGCGATTGCAGCGCCATTCGGTGTGCAAAATGTGGTGAATTATGTGATTGGTATGTTAATCGCTGTTGCGGTCTCATTTACTCTCACTATCATGTTTAAAGTAAAAGAAGTAGAAAAATAA
- a CDS encoding purine/pyrimidine permease, translating to MKLFLGAIQWMAFFIAASIAVPIAIAQAFELNQVQSAELIQSTFFSLGLVAMVQCLCGHMLPINESPAGLWWGVYTLYAGMTGTIFATYPETLQALQGALIFSAAFFFIFSLFKIINWLASLFTPVVTGIYLLLLVVQLSQPIMKGLMGIGYRGNQVDGLVFCLSILIIVLTFMISRSKWHYLRQFSVLFALAGGWLLFALLGLAKPVRIPEKIIEFPKIFPFGTPVFDSGLLVTSFFITILLIVNMLASIRIVESSVKAFGELRERKRARPAGFVAAFGHLLSGLIGAIAPVPISGAAGFIQTTKIPSRKPFFIGSLLIVLISLFPLLMSFFSALPSPVGLAVNFVVFSSMIGIAMSEFDQYEKEEIPRIRFVLGIAVLAGVGAMFVPQGALKGMHPVLISLLSNGLVLGTLIAIAVDQVLLRKKKKSDNLVST from the coding sequence TTGAAACTATTTTTGGGCGCCATTCAGTGGATGGCATTTTTTATCGCAGCTTCTATTGCTGTACCAATTGCGATTGCACAAGCATTTGAATTGAACCAAGTGCAGTCAGCGGAGCTGATTCAAAGTACATTCTTTTCACTTGGTCTTGTGGCGATGGTGCAATGTTTATGTGGCCATATGCTACCGATCAATGAAAGTCCAGCGGGGCTTTGGTGGGGTGTGTATACCCTTTATGCAGGTATGACAGGAACCATCTTTGCGACGTATCCTGAAACCCTGCAAGCCTTACAAGGAGCTTTAATTTTTAGTGCTGCTTTCTTTTTTATTTTTAGTTTATTTAAAATCATTAATTGGCTCGCGTCGTTATTTACGCCAGTCGTCACAGGTATTTATTTGCTGCTATTAGTTGTCCAGTTAAGTCAGCCGATCATGAAAGGGCTGATGGGCATCGGCTATCGGGGAAATCAGGTGGATGGACTAGTCTTTTGCTTGTCGATCTTAATTATTGTCCTGACCTTCATGATCAGCCGCTCAAAATGGCATTACTTAAGGCAGTTTTCTGTGTTGTTTGCCCTTGCAGGAGGTTGGTTGTTATTCGCTCTACTCGGGCTGGCAAAGCCGGTTCGAATTCCAGAAAAAATTATTGAGTTTCCGAAGATTTTCCCATTCGGAACGCCAGTCTTTGACAGTGGATTGCTTGTCACGTCCTTTTTCATTACGATATTACTCATTGTGAATATGCTGGCAAGTATTCGAATTGTGGAAAGTTCAGTGAAGGCATTTGGTGAACTGCGTGAGCGGAAGAGAGCTCGTCCGGCTGGTTTTGTTGCAGCATTTGGTCACTTACTGAGTGGATTGATCGGAGCGATTGCGCCTGTACCTATTTCCGGGGCAGCAGGATTTATCCAGACAACGAAAATTCCATCGAGAAAGCCTTTTTTCATAGGAAGTTTGCTCATTGTACTCATTAGTTTATTCCCACTGCTCATGAGCTTTTTCTCCGCATTGCCATCACCTGTGGGGCTTGCTGTAAACTTTGTGGTATTCTCCTCAATGATTGGAATTGCGATGTCTGAGTTCGATCAGTATGAGAAAGAAGAAATTCCGCGGATTCGCTTTGTCTTAGGAATTGCCGTTTTAGCAGGTGTAGGGGCGATGTTTGTACCGCAGGGAGCCTTGAAAGGCATGCATCCTGTGCTTATTTCATTATTAAGCAATGGACTTGTTCTAGGAACACTCATTGCGATCGCGGTCGATCAAGTTCTGTTACGAAAGAAAAAGAAATCCGACAATCTCGTGTCAACGTAA
- a CDS encoding bifunctional hydroxymethylpyrimidine kinase/phosphomethylpyrimidine kinase — protein MSMNKALTIAGSDSSGGAGIQADLKTFQEKNVYGMTALTVVVAMDPHNHWDHQVFPIDTATIRAQLSTIVEGIGVDALKTGMLPTVDVIELAADTIKTYDLKNVVIDPVMVCKGANEVLYPEHAEALREKLTPLATVITPNLFEAGQLSGIGEIKTIEQMEEAAKRIHELGAKYVVITGGGKLSPDKAIDLLYDGQTFERLETDKIDTEYTHGAGCTFSAAVTAELANGSDVKEAIYAAKEFITAAIKGSFQLNKYIGPTKHSAHRFDK, from the coding sequence ATGTCTATGAATAAAGCACTCACCATCGCAGGCTCGGATTCAAGCGGCGGTGCAGGTATCCAAGCAGATTTAAAAACGTTTCAAGAGAAAAACGTCTATGGGATGACAGCTTTAACCGTTGTCGTTGCAATGGACCCTCATAACCATTGGGATCATCAGGTGTTTCCAATTGATACGGCGACGATCCGTGCGCAGCTCTCTACCATTGTAGAAGGCATTGGGGTAGATGCGCTGAAAACAGGTATGCTCCCAACAGTCGACGTGATCGAACTTGCAGCGGACACCATCAAAACATACGACCTAAAAAATGTCGTCATTGATCCTGTTATGGTTTGTAAGGGTGCGAACGAAGTGCTATATCCAGAGCACGCTGAAGCACTGCGCGAAAAGCTTACGCCACTGGCAACCGTCATTACGCCTAATCTTTTCGAAGCAGGTCAATTAAGCGGAATCGGTGAGATCAAAACGATTGAACAAATGGAAGAAGCAGCAAAACGCATTCACGAACTTGGTGCCAAGTATGTGGTCATCACTGGAGGCGGTAAGCTAAGCCCAGATAAAGCGATCGATTTGCTTTATGATGGACAAACCTTCGAACGACTTGAAACAGATAAGATCGACACAGAATACACACACGGCGCGGGCTGCACATTCTCAGCAGCAGTCACAGCTGAACTGGCAAACGGCTCAGACGTGAAAGAAGCCATTTATGCAGCAAAAGAATTCATCACAGCTGCCATCAAAGGCTCTTTCCAGCTAAATAAATACATCGGACCAACAAAGCATTCTGCTCATCGTTTTGATAAGTAG
- a CDS encoding chitobiase/beta-hexosaminidase C-terminal domain-containing protein has translation MNHATKKYLITAIIVLFSMSFLSPSVSSARTPHTSFFTPTASLPSGQYYRAQEVALHSPVPKATLYYTTDGSQPTSQSQRYKKPIHIDTNTTLKVSAYKNKHYLATSTYKYRFVTREDIASSFLSFEYQGMPYRLYIPTNHKRGKAYPLVLFLHGGGERGTDNQKQLLANDGAVLWASPEVQKKHPAYVLAPQARNTVDGGFALTRNAQNEIDLKNVFQFSPDLHKAYEVLQHVLTSYKIDQKRIYATGLSQGGFGSYQLNITYPRLFAAMISIAGGADPSKAGILAHKPIWAFHAEDDSIIPISYARNTIQAIQNAGGRPIYTEYESKYGYDHASWTPAYETKGLTDWLFAQRLSLR, from the coding sequence ATGAACCATGCAACCAAGAAATATTTGATTACCGCTATCATTGTCCTTTTTTCTATGAGTTTTCTTAGTCCTTCCGTTTCATCTGCTCGAACCCCGCACACGTCATTTTTTACACCTACCGCTTCCTTACCATCTGGTCAATATTATCGTGCACAAGAGGTGGCTCTCCATTCTCCGGTGCCAAAAGCTACTTTGTATTACACAACAGACGGCAGTCAGCCGACATCTCAAAGTCAGCGGTATAAAAAGCCTATTCATATTGATACCAATACAACTTTAAAAGTAAGCGCTTACAAAAATAAGCACTACCTAGCTACTTCTACGTACAAATATCGTTTTGTCACACGAGAGGATATTGCATCATCTTTTTTATCTTTTGAATATCAAGGAATGCCTTATCGGTTGTACATTCCGACAAACCATAAGAGGGGTAAAGCTTATCCTCTAGTCCTATTCTTACATGGAGGCGGGGAAAGAGGGACCGATAATCAAAAGCAGTTACTTGCGAACGATGGTGCAGTTTTATGGGCTTCTCCTGAAGTTCAAAAGAAACATCCTGCATACGTACTAGCACCTCAGGCGCGAAATACTGTGGATGGGGGCTTTGCTTTAACAAGAAATGCGCAAAATGAAATCGATCTGAAAAATGTATTTCAATTTTCACCAGATTTACACAAAGCCTATGAAGTGCTTCAGCATGTGTTAACTTCTTATAAGATTGATCAGAAAAGGATTTATGCGACTGGTTTATCTCAAGGCGGATTTGGCTCGTATCAGTTGAACATCACATATCCTCGTTTGTTTGCAGCGATGATTTCTATTGCCGGTGGTGCTGATCCAAGCAAGGCGGGAATTTTAGCACACAAGCCAATATGGGCATTTCATGCAGAGGATGATTCCATTATCCCTATCAGCTATGCGAGAAATACAATTCAGGCTATTCAAAATGCTGGTGGAAGGCCAATTTATACGGAGTATGAAAGCAAGTATGGGTATGATCATGCATCATGGACGCCTGCTTATGAGACCAAAGGATTAACCGATTGGTTATTTGCACAGAGACTCAGCTTACGATAA